Proteins from a single region of Desulfuromonas acetoxidans DSM 684:
- a CDS encoding ABC transporter ATP-binding protein — protein MEPLIDIDNLSYAIGGQPILHDISAAFEPGLIHGIIGPNGAGKSTLLRNLCRIWEPAGGTVTLNGRDLRHIRRRELSQMITLVPQESRVDFSIRVFDFIAMGRHSHLGRFSWLGYHDLDIIEQAMDVTGTLPFKDRVINQLSGGESQLVSIARALVTEAPIILLDEPTSSLDIQHKLQIMELLTRLKAQGKTILMSIHDLDLARRYCDTLMLLESGRLYCQAPTEEAFQTAHIRQVFHVDIEESETPHGVSLLFYA, from the coding sequence ATGGAACCCTTGATCGACATCGACAACCTCAGCTATGCCATTGGCGGCCAGCCGATTCTGCATGACATCAGCGCGGCGTTTGAACCGGGTCTGATTCACGGCATTATCGGCCCGAACGGGGCAGGCAAGTCGACGTTGCTGCGCAACTTGTGCCGTATCTGGGAGCCTGCTGGCGGCACGGTAACACTGAATGGTCGCGACCTGCGCCACATCCGCCGCCGCGAACTGAGTCAGATGATCACCCTGGTGCCGCAGGAGTCGCGGGTCGATTTTTCCATTCGCGTGTTTGATTTTATTGCCATGGGTCGCCACTCCCATTTAGGGCGTTTTTCGTGGCTGGGCTATCACGATCTCGACATCATTGAGCAGGCCATGGACGTGACAGGCACGCTGCCGTTCAAAGATCGGGTGATTAATCAACTGTCCGGCGGCGAAAGCCAACTGGTGAGCATTGCCCGCGCTCTGGTAACGGAAGCTCCGATCATCCTGCTGGATGAACCGACCAGTTCGCTGGACATCCAACACAAGTTGCAGATTATGGAGCTGCTGACCCGACTCAAGGCACAGGGCAAAACCATTTTGATGAGTATTCATGATCTGGATCTGGCGCGGCGCTACTGCGACACCCTGATGTTGTTGGAGAGCGGTCGCTTGTATTGCCAGGCACCGACGGAAGAAGCGTTTCAAACTGCACACATTCGCCAGGTCTTTCATGTTGATATTGAGGAGAGCGAGACACCGCACGGCGTGTCTCTGTTGTTCTATGCATAA
- a CDS encoding AAA family ATPase, with translation MASGKMLRQLIKSGVKGDSDAFRAASEAVIKEERHKNHHLLANDLERLLYGDQSKLVNKGKNLSSISSSPLNKDNGLPLLEERAVVREDKDLILSDTAQSALDEILIEHTRGDVLRSYGLQPAQKLLFCGPPGCGKTLAAEVIAHSLSMPLVLVRLDSVISSFLGETASNLRKVFDYISAQPVVVLFDEFDALTKDRGDSADHGELKRSVNAVLQMMDSYRGESILIATTNYESLLDKAVWRRFDEVVNFEMPNLEQIKRLLTLKLSGVRRNFEADDNKISSLFKGMSHADIERVLRRSIKEMILANREFLEKKHLDMALAREYHRNS, from the coding sequence ATGGCCAGCGGGAAAATGCTTAGACAGTTGATCAAGTCGGGAGTAAAGGGTGACTCAGATGCTTTCCGCGCAGCATCTGAAGCTGTTATTAAGGAAGAGCGCCACAAAAATCACCATTTACTTGCTAATGATCTTGAACGGCTACTTTATGGTGACCAATCAAAACTTGTCAATAAGGGGAAAAACCTGAGTTCAATCTCTTCATCTCCCCTTAATAAGGACAATGGACTGCCTCTGCTTGAAGAGCGAGCTGTAGTTCGAGAAGATAAAGATTTGATTTTGTCGGATACTGCTCAATCAGCCCTTGATGAAATTCTAATTGAGCATACCCGGGGGGATGTATTGCGATCCTATGGTCTGCAACCTGCTCAAAAACTTTTATTTTGTGGCCCTCCCGGTTGTGGAAAGACTTTGGCGGCTGAAGTAATTGCTCATAGTCTCTCTATGCCTCTTGTTTTAGTCCGGCTTGATTCCGTTATATCCTCATTTCTAGGTGAAACAGCTTCAAATTTGCGTAAAGTTTTTGATTATATTTCTGCACAACCAGTAGTAGTTCTTTTCGATGAGTTTGATGCTTTGACTAAAGATCGTGGAGACAGTGCCGACCATGGTGAGTTGAAACGTTCTGTCAATGCAGTATTGCAAATGATGGATAGTTACCGTGGTGAAAGTATTTTGATAGCAACAACTAACTACGAATCATTGCTCGATAAAGCTGTTTGGCGGCGTTTTGATGAAGTTGTTAACTTTGAAATGCCTAACCTTGAGCAAATCAAGCGCTTACTAACACTGAAACTTTCTGGGGTGAGGCGCAACTTTGAAGCTGACGATAATAAAATTAGCTCTTTATTTAAGGGAATGTCACACGCTGACATTGAACGAGTACTTCGGAGATCTATTAAAGAAATGATTCTAGCCAATCGAGAGTTTCTTGAAAAAAAGCATCTTGATATGGCTTTGGCTCGTGAATATCATCGTAATAGTTGA
- a CDS encoding cytochrome c oxidase assembly factor Coa1 family protein translates to MDFTIENNSGQGKNSTLPPEIKGWNWGAFFLNWIWGIGNSTFIALLMFVPIVNFAMPFVLGAKGNKWAWQNRTWRSVEHFKKSQKRWGLAGLLLVCVGLPALILSISMGMKSSDAYTMSLAQLQHNQRVIKLLGEPVEAGFFVSGNISVSTAGGQASLGYSVSGPKGEATAYVYAVKELGVWKLIELGVYSEALQRRIILIVDGENVDIPQEESLIQHNKVGG, encoded by the coding sequence ATGGACTTTACAATTGAAAACAATTCCGGCCAGGGGAAAAACAGCACACTTCCACCTGAAATCAAAGGGTGGAACTGGGGGGCTTTTTTTCTCAACTGGATCTGGGGCATCGGCAACAGCACCTTTATTGCCTTGCTGATGTTTGTGCCCATTGTCAATTTTGCCATGCCGTTTGTTCTGGGCGCCAAAGGCAATAAATGGGCGTGGCAAAACCGGACGTGGCGCAGCGTCGAGCATTTCAAAAAAAGCCAGAAGCGTTGGGGGCTTGCCGGACTCCTCCTCGTGTGCGTGGGCTTGCCGGCGTTGATTCTTTCCATCTCCATGGGCATGAAAAGCAGCGATGCCTACACGATGTCGCTGGCACAGCTTCAGCACAATCAACGCGTGATCAAACTGTTGGGTGAGCCTGTTGAGGCGGGCTTTTTTGTTTCCGGAAATATTTCCGTCAGCACCGCTGGTGGGCAGGCTTCACTTGGCTACTCGGTCAGTGGTCCCAAAGGTGAAGCAACGGCCTATGTCTATGCCGTCAAGGAGTTGGGCGTGTGGAAGCTGATAGAGCTTGGGGTGTACTCTGAAGCCTTGCAGCGGCGGATAATCCTGATTGTCGATGGCGAGAACGTTGACATTCCGCAGGAAGAATCCCTTATTCAGCACAACAAGGTGGGGGGATGA
- a CDS encoding ABC transporter substrate-binding protein: MHKLLIVLTILLCLSSIALAEAKDGNTLDFPLNMADLRAELSDAHRPESRNNRYPRRVDYQIRTWNKITDALNNRSASLLLEQQPQRVIPHTVGLTEELWAIVPHERIVGLHESSRVAAYSFLADQFPAEIPTFLTEDAEMVIGLQPDLVITSFYSSAAFKHQLNLAEIPHVETGFFGGIEDIRDQIRLFGDMLGVEASARQLLQTMSHNSEAICNVVTQRLDGQVPTLLYYDRMGFVAGKHTLFDALCQRLGVKNAASEHGIGFFKQVGYETVLKWNPDIIVVPADSGLKQRLTGQPILAMSNAVQQHRIYAIPEYYLTASSQFVIASLNYLGGILNDE; the protein is encoded by the coding sequence ATGCATAAACTGTTGATCGTTTTAACAATCCTGCTGTGCCTCAGCTCTATTGCTTTGGCCGAAGCCAAAGACGGTAATACACTCGACTTTCCCCTGAACATGGCCGACCTGCGTGCCGAGCTGAGTGATGCCCACCGCCCGGAAAGTCGCAATAACCGTTATCCACGGCGCGTCGATTATCAGATCCGCACCTGGAATAAAATCACTGATGCCCTGAACAACCGCTCAGCCAGCTTACTGCTGGAGCAGCAACCGCAACGGGTGATTCCCCACACGGTCGGTTTGACCGAGGAACTGTGGGCGATTGTGCCTCATGAGCGCATTGTCGGTCTGCATGAGAGCAGCCGGGTTGCGGCGTATTCGTTTCTGGCGGATCAATTCCCCGCAGAAATTCCAACCTTTCTCACGGAAGATGCCGAGATGGTGATCGGCCTGCAACCGGATCTGGTGATCACCAGTTTTTATTCGTCGGCGGCGTTCAAGCACCAGCTTAATCTGGCGGAGATTCCTCACGTTGAAACCGGTTTTTTTGGCGGCATTGAGGATATTCGTGACCAGATTCGCCTGTTTGGCGACATGCTCGGCGTTGAAGCCAGCGCCCGTCAACTGTTACAAACCATGTCGCACAACAGTGAAGCGATCTGCAACGTGGTCACGCAACGACTCGACGGCCAGGTGCCGACCCTGCTTTACTATGACCGCATGGGCTTTGTTGCAGGCAAGCACACGTTGTTTGATGCGTTGTGCCAACGCCTCGGCGTAAAAAATGCGGCCAGCGAGCACGGCATCGGCTTTTTTAAACAGGTCGGCTATGAAACGGTGCTGAAGTGGAACCCGGATATCATTGTGGTTCCGGCTGACAGCGGCCTGAAACAGCGCCTCACCGGCCAACCGATTCTGGCCATGTCGAACGCTGTCCAGCAACACCGCATTTATGCGATTCCTGAATATTACCTGACCGCATCATCTCAATTTGTTATTGCCAGCCTCAATTACCTCGGGGGGATTCTCAATGACGAGTGA
- a CDS encoding aldehyde ferredoxin oxidoreductase family protein, whose translation MDKIFRVNMTDLTTTVEDVPEAWLGLGGRALTSTIVATEVDPECHPLGQFNKLVFAPGLLSGTAAAQSGRMSCGAKSPLTGGIKESNAGGTTAQQFARMGIKAMIIEGMPKEDKFYSLHITKDGVSIAEESELLGSGNFAVIDAMVEKFDKKIGVITIGIAGELKMASANISVKDPDGKIRSHGRGGMGAVMGSKKIKFMTVDSEGAGAVPIADPDTFKKAARVFAKAMLDHPVSGEGLPTYGTNILVNILNEAGGLPTKNFRYGQFEPHDKISGETMHDTIVERGGSPKHGCHKGCIIQCSQVYNDKDGNYLTSGFEYETIWGMGANCCVDNLDQIAEADNIMDDIGIDSIEGVVMFGVAMEAGILPFGDGEGILRMLREEIGKGTPLGRILGGGAGCVGRTYGVTRVPVVKNQAIPAYDPRSVKGIGITYATSTMGADHTSGYTIATNILNVGGFVDPLKKDGQVELSRNLQIASAAIDSTGMCIFIAFPALDIPECLPALIDMINARFGCALTGDDVTELGKKVLKLEHQFNLDAGMTNKDDRLPEFFKTDPVPPHNAIWDFSDEEIDEFWNF comes from the coding sequence ATGGATAAAATTTTTCGCGTTAACATGACCGACCTGACCACCACTGTTGAAGATGTCCCTGAAGCATGGCTCGGCCTCGGTGGTCGTGCTCTGACTTCAACCATCGTTGCTACCGAGGTTGATCCTGAATGCCATCCCCTTGGCCAGTTCAATAAGTTGGTTTTTGCCCCCGGCCTGCTCAGCGGCACCGCTGCGGCCCAATCCGGCCGGATGTCCTGCGGCGCTAAAAGTCCGCTGACCGGCGGCATCAAAGAGAGTAATGCCGGTGGCACTACCGCTCAGCAATTTGCCCGCATGGGCATCAAGGCGATGATCATCGAGGGCATGCCCAAAGAGGACAAGTTCTACAGCCTGCACATCACCAAAGACGGCGTGTCTATCGCTGAAGAGTCCGAGCTGCTCGGCAGCGGCAACTTTGCCGTGATTGATGCCATGGTGGAAAAATTCGATAAGAAAATCGGTGTTATCACCATTGGTATTGCCGGTGAACTGAAGATGGCGTCCGCTAATATCTCGGTGAAAGACCCTGACGGTAAAATCCGCAGCCACGGTCGTGGCGGCATGGGTGCGGTTATGGGTTCGAAAAAAATCAAGTTCATGACCGTGGATTCCGAAGGTGCCGGTGCGGTGCCCATCGCGGACCCCGACACCTTCAAAAAAGCCGCCCGCGTGTTTGCTAAGGCGATGCTGGATCACCCGGTCAGTGGCGAAGGTCTGCCCACGTACGGCACCAACATCCTGGTGAACATTTTGAACGAAGCCGGTGGTCTGCCGACGAAAAACTTTCGTTATGGTCAGTTCGAGCCGCACGACAAGATCAGCGGTGAGACCATGCACGACACCATTGTTGAGCGTGGTGGTAGCCCTAAGCACGGTTGCCATAAAGGCTGCATCATCCAGTGCTCCCAGGTGTACAATGATAAAGACGGCAACTACCTGACCTCCGGTTTCGAGTACGAGACCATCTGGGGCATGGGTGCCAACTGCTGCGTCGACAATCTGGATCAGATCGCTGAAGCTGACAACATTATGGACGACATCGGCATCGACTCCATCGAAGGTGTGGTCATGTTTGGTGTGGCCATGGAAGCGGGCATCCTGCCGTTCGGCGACGGCGAAGGGATTTTGCGCATGCTGCGCGAAGAGATCGGCAAGGGCACTCCTCTGGGCCGTATCCTCGGTGGTGGTGCCGGTTGTGTTGGCCGCACTTATGGTGTCACCCGTGTTCCTGTGGTTAAGAATCAAGCCATTCCCGCCTATGACCCACGCAGTGTTAAGGGGATCGGCATCACCTATGCCACCAGCACCATGGGTGCCGACCACACCTCCGGCTATACCATTGCGACCAACATCCTTAATGTTGGCGGTTTTGTTGATCCGCTGAAAAAAGACGGTCAGGTTGAGCTGTCGCGCAATCTGCAGATCGCCTCCGCCGCCATCGACTCCACCGGCATGTGTATCTTCATTGCCTTCCCGGCACTGGATATTCCCGAGTGTCTGCCGGCATTGATCGACATGATCAACGCCCGCTTCGGTTGTGCGTTGACCGGTGATGATGTCACCGAGCTGGGTAAGAAAGTCCTCAAGCTGGAGCATCAGTTCAATCTTGATGCCGGCATGACCAACAAGGACGATCGGCTGCCTGAGTTTTTCAAGACCGATCCGGTTCCGCCGCACAACGCGATCTGGGATTTCAGCGACGAAGAGATCGACGAATTTTGGAACTTTTAA
- a CDS encoding HesA/MoeB/ThiF family protein — protein MCDVQLWIENHASSGLLSWADQQAAAKRFNVSVACIEAISLKRGILPTRYQRNGAMLSCHDQLCLFSSHVAVVGCGGLGGFVVEELARLGVGHITIIDPDVFEEHNLNRQLFSSTDVLGCDKVTIAAQRIAQVNPATVITPKVKEFRRDNGIGLLAGAQVVVDALDSIATRLELAEVCRELEVPLVHGAIGGWYGHVTTLMPEHHHLEQIYQQPDSRGIEKKLGNPSFTPAVIASLQVAEVSKLLLDRGDLLDNRLLMVDLLDMELSEISF, from the coding sequence ATGTGTGATGTACAACTATGGATTGAAAACCACGCCTCTTCAGGCTTACTGAGTTGGGCCGACCAGCAGGCGGCGGCCAAACGCTTTAATGTCAGCGTTGCCTGCATTGAGGCGATCAGCCTGAAACGTGGCATTCTGCCGACTCGCTACCAGCGCAATGGCGCCATGCTCAGTTGTCACGACCAATTGTGCCTGTTCAGCAGTCACGTTGCCGTGGTCGGCTGTGGAGGTTTAGGCGGTTTCGTAGTCGAAGAACTGGCCCGCCTCGGTGTTGGCCACATCACGATTATTGACCCCGACGTGTTTGAAGAACATAACCTCAACCGCCAACTGTTCTCCTCCACCGATGTGCTCGGTTGTGACAAAGTAACAATTGCGGCGCAGCGCATTGCTCAGGTCAATCCCGCCACTGTAATCACGCCAAAAGTGAAGGAATTTCGACGTGATAACGGCATTGGCCTGCTTGCCGGTGCCCAGGTGGTCGTAGATGCACTCGACTCTATTGCCACCCGTCTGGAACTGGCTGAAGTGTGCCGCGAGCTGGAAGTGCCACTGGTACACGGTGCCATTGGCGGCTGGTACGGCCATGTCACCACACTGATGCCGGAACATCACCACCTGGAACAGATTTATCAACAGCCTGACTCCAGAGGGATTGAAAAAAAACTCGGCAATCCTTCCTTTACCCCGGCCGTGATCGCCTCTCTTCAGGTGGCGGAAGTAAGTAAATTGCTTCTGGATCGCGGCGATCTGCTTGACAATCGCCTGCTGATGGTTGACCTGCTTGACATGGAATTGTCAGAAATTTCGTTTTAA
- a CDS encoding esterase/lipase family protein: MRLIFVHGWSVTNTDTYGQLPEALQAASADYDLSLDLHHIYLGKYVSFHDEVTLDDIARGLHQALHDLPDNADQIQPFSCITHSTGGPVVRYWLNRFYGPEKLSATPLCHLVMLAPANHGSSLAILGKQRVGRIDAWFKGVEPGQRVLDWLCLGSERQRRLNESGLHYDYAAHNIYPFVLTGQGIDRKFYDFINNYLTEPGSDGVVRVAGANMNYRFFSVCQSDEVLRKSPYTTRLAYDKKHPVRTSPAVPLGVYNQYSHSGKDMGIMRSIKQDKGAAQPVVADILKCLQIESADGYQQRAEELNALTETMQTEACQQRDCDRYAMLVFRIKDDQGNTFSKDDYDILLLGGKSYQPNIMPKSFLRDRQMNGKTSNLVFYIDVDQFHQIKDSQFGIRVIARPQKGFSYYQWAEFRSDGVSLTDIVAPNQTTYVDITLKRCVDKNVFRFARGDEKRGSFKGVKADGGEIKDL, encoded by the coding sequence ATGCGCTTGATCTTTGTTCATGGTTGGAGTGTCACTAATACTGACACCTACGGCCAACTGCCTGAGGCGCTGCAAGCCGCCTCAGCCGATTACGACCTGTCACTTGATCTGCACCACATCTATCTCGGTAAATACGTCAGCTTTCACGACGAAGTCACCCTCGACGATATTGCCCGTGGCCTGCACCAAGCCCTGCACGACCTGCCCGACAATGCCGATCAGATTCAACCCTTCTCGTGTATTACCCATTCCACCGGCGGCCCGGTGGTGCGTTACTGGCTCAATCGCTTTTATGGCCCGGAAAAGCTCAGTGCCACACCACTGTGCCATCTGGTGATGCTGGCACCGGCCAATCATGGCTCCTCGCTGGCGATCCTCGGCAAGCAACGTGTCGGCCGCATTGATGCCTGGTTTAAAGGTGTTGAACCGGGGCAGCGCGTGCTTGACTGGTTGTGCCTTGGCAGTGAACGACAACGCCGCCTCAACGAAAGCGGCCTGCACTACGACTATGCCGCGCACAATATTTATCCCTTCGTTCTTACCGGGCAGGGCATTGACCGCAAGTTTTACGACTTTATCAATAACTACCTGACCGAGCCCGGCAGCGATGGCGTCGTCCGTGTCGCCGGGGCCAATATGAATTACCGCTTCTTCTCAGTGTGCCAGAGCGACGAGGTGTTGAGAAAAAGCCCATACACCACCCGGTTGGCCTATGACAAAAAGCATCCGGTCCGCACATCGCCCGCCGTGCCGCTGGGAGTCTACAATCAATACAGCCATTCCGGTAAAGATATGGGCATCATGCGCAGCATCAAACAAGATAAAGGCGCAGCGCAGCCCGTTGTCGCCGATATCCTCAAATGCCTGCAAATCGAGTCAGCCGATGGCTATCAACAGCGTGCGGAAGAGCTGAACGCCCTGACTGAAACGATGCAAACCGAAGCCTGTCAGCAAAGAGACTGTGACCGCTACGCCATGCTGGTATTCCGCATTAAAGACGATCAGGGCAACACCTTCAGCAAAGACGATTACGACATCCTGCTGCTCGGCGGCAAAAGCTATCAGCCTAACATCATGCCGAAAAGCTTTCTGCGTGATCGCCAGATGAACGGCAAAACCAGCAACCTGGTGTTTTACATCGATGTCGATCAATTTCACCAAATCAAAGATAGTCAGTTTGGTATCCGCGTCATCGCCCGTCCGCAAAAGGGCTTTTCCTATTACCAGTGGGCCGAGTTCCGCTCTGATGGCGTGTCACTGACCGATATTGTCGCACCCAATCAGACGACCTATGTGGATATCACCCTCAAGCGTTGTGTGGATAAGAATGTGTTCCGTTTTGCGCGTGGGGATGAGAAACGGGGGAGTTTTAAAGGTGTGAAGGCTGATGGTGGGGAGATAAAGGACTTATGA
- a CDS encoding MoaD/ThiS family protein, which produces MMTITIKLFAQFRIDRFKEEQRSFSAPLTSRQLLGELGIAVEELGVLMINGRHGDVDTLLNDGDSVGIFPLVGGG; this is translated from the coding sequence ATGATGACGATAACCATCAAGCTGTTTGCCCAGTTTCGCATTGATCGTTTCAAGGAAGAACAACGCAGCTTTTCCGCGCCACTGACCTCTCGTCAACTTCTTGGTGAATTGGGTATTGCCGTTGAGGAACTGGGCGTCTTGATGATCAACGGTCGCCATGGCGATGTCGATACGCTTCTTAACGACGGTGACTCCGTCGGGATTTTCCCTTTGGTAGGGGGAGGCTAG
- a CDS encoding FecCD family ABC transporter permease: MTSEAHRTAFGKPFLALLATLVCLLLGMMLSVSIGSWSITLSQIGDIIGHVLGGGAIDPADPIGTIVWYGRIPRTLCGVLVGFSLGCAGVVMQGVFKNPMASPGIIGTSSGAALGAVTALYFGLAATSLYLVPLLAVTMAFFSLMVVLAVATSGGLTSRYTLLLGGIAFNAIFTAITSVVIVLSTEQYDMARKIVSWLMGDLTNRSWEHVLIIAAIAVVGFIGSLLFARDLNILMISEEQARNFGVRVNWSRNILLVFSALLTGGAVAVAGGIGFVGLIAPHMMRSLVGSDNRLLLPASGLLGGALVVYADCLVRLVGSGGLRIGVLTALLGGPFFLFLIIRDRKKYVYF, encoded by the coding sequence ATGACGAGTGAGGCCCACCGCACTGCCTTTGGCAAACCGTTTCTGGCCCTGTTGGCCACCCTGGTATGTCTGTTACTCGGCATGATGCTATCGGTGTCTATCGGCTCGTGGTCGATCACGTTGTCGCAGATCGGTGACATTATCGGCCATGTGCTGGGTGGCGGCGCTATTGACCCGGCTGACCCCATCGGCACCATTGTCTGGTATGGTCGCATTCCTCGCACGCTGTGTGGTGTTCTGGTTGGCTTTTCACTCGGCTGTGCCGGTGTGGTGATGCAGGGGGTGTTTAAAAACCCCATGGCCAGCCCAGGCATTATCGGCACCAGTTCCGGCGCGGCGCTCGGTGCAGTGACAGCCCTGTACTTCGGTCTGGCGGCCACCAGCCTTTATCTAGTGCCGTTGCTGGCGGTGACCATGGCTTTCTTTTCGTTGATGGTGGTACTGGCTGTTGCCACCAGTGGCGGTTTAACCTCACGCTACACGTTGCTGCTCGGCGGCATCGCCTTTAACGCCATTTTTACTGCCATCACCTCAGTGGTGATTGTGTTGTCGACGGAACAGTACGACATGGCCCGCAAGATTGTAAGTTGGTTGATGGGCGATCTGACCAACCGTTCATGGGAACATGTCCTCATCATTGCGGCCATTGCCGTGGTCGGCTTTATCGGCTCTCTGCTTTTTGCCCGCGATCTCAACATTTTGATGATCAGCGAAGAGCAGGCACGCAATTTCGGCGTGCGCGTCAACTGGTCGCGCAATATCCTGCTGGTGTTTTCCGCTTTACTCACCGGTGGCGCTGTGGCTGTCGCCGGCGGCATCGGTTTTGTCGGCCTGATTGCACCGCACATGATGCGCAGTCTGGTGGGTTCCGACAATCGCCTGTTGCTACCGGCCTCCGGTCTACTCGGTGGCGCGCTGGTGGTTTATGCCGACTGTCTGGTGCGACTGGTCGGCAGTGGCGGCTTGCGCATCGGCGTGCTTACCGCCCTGCTTGGCGGTCCGTTTTTCCTGTTTCTGATTATTCGCGACCGTAAAAAATACGTCTATTTTTGA
- a CDS encoding lysozyme inhibitor LprI family protein gives MRIIISIAIACLYLVLHSVSAQAFDYKKVDAFPALRDFATVSDFEKFYGEYTQTCLDNSYGGTRGIPCFIGSELWDRELNDYYHALYNTLDKQGQEALKQSQRAWLKERDLSIDFNTLLLNQKYSTRSGTMFLLMRAGDAEELTQDIVKQRALQLKKWLEFCSND, from the coding sequence ATGAGAATCATTATATCAATTGCCATTGCCTGTCTTTATCTTGTTCTCCACAGCGTGTCTGCCCAGGCCTTTGACTATAAGAAAGTCGATGCGTTCCCTGCGTTGCGCGACTTCGCAACGGTCAGTGATTTTGAAAAATTCTATGGCGAATATACCCAAACCTGTCTGGATAACTCCTACGGAGGGACCCGTGGTATTCCCTGCTTTATCGGTTCTGAACTCTGGGATCGGGAGCTGAACGATTACTATCATGCGCTTTACAACACACTGGATAAACAAGGCCAGGAGGCGTTGAAACAATCGCAGCGAGCCTGGCTCAAAGAGCGGGACCTGAGCATTGATTTCAACACCCTGCTGCTCAATCAGAAATATTCCACACGTTCTGGGACAATGTTTTTATTGATGAGAGCTGGTGATGCTGAAGAACTGACCCAGGACATTGTGAAACAACGTGCGTTGCAGCTTAAAAAATGGCTGGAGTTCTGTTCAAACGATTAG
- a CDS encoding RDD family protein: MMEREYAGFWVRSVATLIDMLILSIVTGIPLTIIYGQDYWRDQQMIHGFWQVMISYVFPLLATIWFWRRYRGTPGKMAFRLNVVDAQTGGALTVGQSVLRNIGYVVSALPMMLGYIWVGVDRRKQGFHDKMAGSVVVRELGKEPVRFEE; encoded by the coding sequence ATGATGGAACGGGAATATGCCGGTTTTTGGGTGCGCAGTGTTGCAACCCTGATTGATATGCTGATCCTGTCCATTGTGACGGGGATTCCATTGACCATCATCTATGGCCAGGACTACTGGCGTGACCAACAGATGATTCACGGCTTTTGGCAAGTGATGATCAGTTATGTGTTTCCTTTGCTGGCGACAATCTGGTTCTGGCGTCGCTATCGCGGTACGCCGGGCAAGATGGCCTTTCGGCTCAATGTCGTTGATGCCCAAACGGGTGGAGCGCTGACTGTGGGGCAGTCTGTTTTGCGTAACATTGGCTATGTTGTGTCTGCTCTGCCGATGATGCTGGGTTATATCTGGGTTGGTGTTGACCGGCGCAAGCAAGGGTTTCACGATAAAATGGCGGGTTCAGTGGTTGTTCGCGAATTGGGTAAAGAGCCGGTGAGATTTGAAGAATGA